The following is a genomic window from Chitinophaga caseinilytica.
TCGGCGTTGCGTCCGACGAATTACTCGATGCCACGATCGAACCGATGAACCGCCGCGGATATACGTACTTCCGGAAATACGAACCTTCTATGCCCTACCGCCGCTTCTTCGCATTACTGAGCATGCCGCCCGGCGAACCGGCGCCCTGGCTGGTGGATATCGGCGATCCCTTCGTGACCGGCGGCCCCATCCCCTCGCTCGTCAACATCCACATCATGGTCAAAAACACCTGGCATTGGAAAAGGCACCTGGCGATGCGTGACTTCCTGCGGTCGCACCCCGATGTGGCCGATGCCTATGCCGCGCTCAAGATCGGGCTTTCGGCCCGGGAGTTCGGCGACACCAACGAATACAACGCCGCGAAAGATGCCTTCGTGAAATCCGTAGAGCAGCGCGCCCTCGCCTGGTGGAAAGGTTGATTCCCCGCAATTGTTGTTCCCTTCCCGGCAAATGTGTAAATTAGATGTCAAACCATGCCATATGCCGCAACCCAATCTTCCCTTGTCAGACGCCGACATCCGGCATTTTATCACGGAAGGCTACGTTCGCCTCAACCAGGCATTCCCGCGTGAGCTCGCGCTGGAAGTGCAGGATATTTTATGGAAGGAAATGAACCTCCGCCCGGATGCGCCTGCGCAATGGAAAGCGCCTGTGGTCTGGCTGGGCGAGTTTTCGCAGGAACCTTTCGTCCAGGCAGCCAACACGCCCGTGCTGCACGCCGCGTTCGACCAGCTCGTAGGCCCCGGCCGCTGGGCGCCCCGCCAGAGCGTGGGCACCTTTCCCGTCCGCTTTCCGAGCAACGAAGACACGGGCGACGATGGCTGGCATGTGGACGTGAGCTTCCCCGGCCGCGAAGCCGCCAGCGATCCGGGAAATTTCTTCAAGTGGAAATCCAACCTCCACTCCAAAAACCGCGCCTTGCTGATGCTGTTCCTCTTCTCCGACATCGGTGAAAACGACGCTCCCACCCGCATCCGCGCCGGTTCCCATCTCGATGTGGCCAAACTCCTTCGTCCACATGGCGATAAAGGCCTCACCGCCCTGCAGATCGCCGATAAACTGGGCAGCACCGGCCACCGGAAAGAAACCCTCGCAACCGGCGAAGCCGGCACCGTATATCTTTGCCACCCTTTTCTCGTACATGCAGCGCAAAAGCACCGCGGCACACAGCCCAGGTTCCTCGCGCAACCGGGTTTATTTCCCAAACAACCTTTTTCACTGTTCAATAAGGCAGGAAATTACAATGCCGTAGAATCCGCTATCAGACTGGGTATCGGGCTGGATAAAGAATAGCTGCCCGCTTTTTTTTATGGAACGGACGTGTGATTGCATCATCCTGAAAATTCGGATATGCGATACGTTAGCCTGTTACTATGCATGATTGGCCTGATTTCCTGCCATCAACCCGGATATCAAATCCGCACCTATCACGAAAACGGATACACGCTTGCCGATACGTTGCTGCATGGAAATGTACGGTCTATCCCCTTCGATGCATATGCCCGGTATGCCATTTGTTATATCGGCCCGGATTCCGGCAGAATAGCCACCGGAAAGCCATTGCCGCGATCCGGCAGAACACCTGACCCTGGCGGATACCTGGCCAGGAAATTCGACAGCAACTACATGACCATCCATGTAGACACGTCACATACACAACTTCAATTCGAACATTCCCATTTTGACACCACAACCAACCGCCGCATTATCGATTCCATTTCCTTGTTCAACGGGATGCGCGTGACATTGAAAAATGTGTCGGATTCACTGCTATACCTTGGCAATTTCAATACGCTGGGATTCGCTTACCTCGAAATGCAGAATGGGAAGAAAGACTGGATAAGGATGGAGAACCCGTCGTCGTGGTACAGCTACTGCAGCACCGGCGCAAGGGCCAACTACCTGCGGCCCGGAGAAATCCTCATTGCGAAGTTTCCGCGTTACGAAGGCGAATTCACCGCTAATTTCAGGGTGGTCTGGGAAAAATACAACCGTCAGAAAATCTGTTCCAACGAGTTCGTGGCACCCGTCAGCGATCTCATGCTCAATATCGTTGACCTGAAAACGGAAAGGTATTCCGAATAACCTGTCAATCCTCCGGGATCCAGCTCGTGCAGAAACTGCCGTCCCCATTCATTTTCAGGAATTCTTTCGGCGGGGCGCCGGTATAATGCCTGAAATCCTTGATGAGGTGGCTTTGGTCGTGGTAACCGAAATGCTCGATAAGGAAAAACCAGTCCGGCTTCTGCGAAGGGTGCTCCAGTAGCCAGTTCACCACGGCTTTGAAGCGCAGGAACCGGATCAGTTCCTTGGGTGAATACCCGCCGTATTTCCGGAATCGCTGCTGCACGGTGCGCTCCGTAATATCCCATTGCTCCGCGATCACTTTTACCGGGTTGAGGGCCGGGTCGCGGATGGCGTCGAGGTTTTCGAGGAGGGGAACAGACGCCGGTTCCGAAGGCGCTACGGCTTGCAGGATCATCTTTTCCGCGGCGGCGGCGCGCTCCATCGGATCGGAAAATTTGGCGAGGGATGCATGCATCGCCTCCAGCCGGACGGCCGTTTGCGCGAAGCGGGGATCGTCTGCCACCGACAGATCGATATCGTCGGGAGAAATGCCCAGCAGGCGATAAAAGCCGTCGAGCACAAAAGGCAATACCAAAATATCGGTTCCGCCGGGGCGTTCGTAGGTGAGCATCCGGCGGAGGGGGCCCAGTACCATGATGTTGTCCATCGTTTGCTGGAGAGCTTCCGACCGGTCGAACGTATAGCGCAACGGTTCGCCGAAACTGAAGATCAGCAGCATTTCCAGGTTGGGCGACAAATGAAACACCTCAGTAGCGGCGCTTTCCGGCGCCTGGATAGCGTACAGCGGCTGTAGCACGTCTTTCAACCTTTCATCCCTGTCATATTTCTTACCGTATATATCCATGGCGTTCGTTTTCTTACAATTTCCGGCGGGGCGCCGGTGGTAAGTTTGCATCATCAAACCGAAAACAAAAGTAAAACATTCTACTATGGCATTGCACACACTCCTCGGCGCCAACGGCACCATCGCCTCCGCCCTCCTCCCCGTTCTCCAGGCCGAAGGCCAGCAGGTCCGCCTCGTTTCGCGGAACCCCAAACCCGTTCCCGGCACGGAATCCATTGCCGCCGATGTGCTCGACTACGAACAGGTGCTCCATGCGGTGAAGGGCTCCGATATCGTGTATATGCTCGTCGGCATTCAGTACAATGCGTCGGTCTGGGAGCGCGACTGGCCCGTGATCATGCGCAACGTCATCAATGCCTGCAAAGCCGCCAATGCCAGGCTCATCTTCTTCGACAACGCCTACATGTACGGAAAAGTAGATGGCGACATCACCGAAACCACGCCCTACCGCCCCGTTAGCCGCAAAGGAAAGGTGCGCGCCGGTGTAGCCCAAATGCTCGAAGCCGAAATGCGGTCCGGTGCATTAAAAGGCATCATCGCCAGGGCCGTCGATTTTTACGGGCCCGGCGTTACCGACAAAAGCGCCGCCGGCGTGCTCGTGTTCGCCAACATGAAAAAAGGGAAAAAGGCGCAATGGTTCCTCAACGCCGACGTTCCCCGCTCCTACAACTATACGCCCGACGCCGCAAGGGCTTTGTATATGCTTTCCCAAAGCGAAGACGCCTTCGGGCAGATATGGCACCTGCCTTGTGTCAGCCCCGCGCTAACCGGCCGCCAGTTCATACAGCTCGCCGCCAAAGAAATGGGCGCAACAAACAGCGTGACCGTTTTGCCGAAATGGCTCCTCAAAGTCATCGGCTGGTTCAACCCCTTCATGCGCGAAATGCAGGAAATGCAGTACCAGGACGCGTTCCCGTTCCGCTTCAGCTCCTCCAAATTCGAAAAACACTTCCATTTCACACCCACTTCCTACGAAGCCGGCGTGAAGGCCACCGCCCAATGGTACCTCGCACAGCCCTGACCCGATGGCATGAAAATCCGGCGGCAATGCCTATCTTGGACGTTCAAACAACAAGTAAAAACGGAATGGCGAACGCTTATCCGATAGCTGATCGTCGACCGGCCATGAAAATAAACTCCAGACCATGAGAATGTACCAGGAAATGTTGCGGTTGCCGGGAAAACGCAGGGGCTTTCACCTTGTTACGGAGGAAGTGCTCCGCGCGATACCGGCCATCCGGGAGATGAGAACAGGCATGCTGCAAGTGTTCATCCAGCATACGTCTGCCTCGCTGACGGTGAACGAGAACGCCGACCCCACGGTGCGCCGCGATTTCGAGACGTTCTTCAACAAAGCCGTTCCGGAAAACGATCCCGATTACGAGCACGACTACGAAGGCGCCGACGACATGCCGGCGCATCTCAAATCCTCACTGCTCGGCTGCTCCGTGCTGTTGCCCGTGCGCAACGGCCGGCCGGCCCTCGGCACCTGGCAGGGCATTTATCTCTGTGAGCACCGCGACGAAGGCGGCCCACGCAACCTGGTCATTACCCTCTGGGGCGAATAACCTATATTTGAAGATATGCTCCTTCAACCCACCATCAGCCTCCTCCGCGAACAGACGCTGCCCGATTTCCCTTCCGGCTCCGCACTCGCTTTTAAAGACGGACGACTGTACCTCGTGGGAGACGATGCCCGGGAGCTCCGCATCCTCGATACGCAATACAAGACCGCGGGTTCCATACAGCTGTTCTCCCATCCGCAGTACCGCATTCCAAAACCGGAGAAGGCCGACCTGGAATCGGCCGTGGTACTGAAACACAAGCAGGCACAATACCTGGCGGCCTTCGGATCGGCCAGCCTCGAAACCCGCCGGCAAATATTGCTCCTGCCCCTGCCCTTCCGCACCAGCGACCATCCCGTCATCTATACCCATTATGCCGCCGATTTCCTCGACGCCATCGGCCGGCAGTTGCACGACATCAATATCGAAGGCGCCACCATCGCCGCCAACAAGCTTGTGCTGGCGAACCGGGGGCACGAAGACAATCCGCATAATACCCTCATCATTGCCCGGCCGGATTGCTGGAACCCCATGCACAACGACCATCCTTTCCTCCAGCAGATCAAACTGCCGGAATCGAGCCGGGGATTCCGTGGCGTGTCTGACCTATGCTACATTCCCGGCCGCGACCTGCTCCTCCTGACCCTGACCACCGAAGCCACCGCCAGCACGTACGACGACGGTATCATCGGCGACAGCTACCTGGCCGTGATCCGCGATTACAGCAAAAAAATGCGGAACGGAACGGTGATGCCCGACGAAATGGTGAACCTGACGAGCGTATCGGCCGTATTCGCCGGACAAAAGATCGAGGGCATCTGCCTGGAAAAAAACCGGGCGGAAGGCCTGCTGCTCCACCTGGTGGCCGATAACGACGCGGGCGACAGCCGTCTTTTCACCATCAACGCCATGCTGTAAAACACGCTTGGCGGATACATCCCGGCAACTTACCTTTATAGTCTCAAACACGGTTTCTTATGCGCGACGTCAATCTGTCGAACCTTCCCATCGCCGCTGCTCCCTGGAAAGAAAACGCTTCCGAGGTGCTGTACCTTTTGCAACAGGTGTACCCGGACATGGACATCCTCCTGTCTGCCGAACTGGAACAGCTGGCCGAGATGCGCGGCGACGATGACCAGGAAGACGCCATGGATTACCTGGGACAGGCGCTTAGCGTGTATGGATACGCGTTATACAAGATCGATTCGCTGCAGGAAGAGAACTGGTACGCGATCCTGTCTACCGACGAAGAACCGCCCGAAGAAGCCGTGTACCAGGTGAGTGAAGAAGAGATGGACCAGGAAGGCATCGCCGAGGAAAGCCGGAAAACGTACGGCCGCCGCGAAGCCACGCTCTGCAAGCTCTTCGACCATGAATGGGGCGATCAGTTTTAATAAAACCTGCAACCATGAACATTCTCCGGCTCGATCATTTGGTGCTAACCGTGGCGGACATAGACGCTACCTGCGCGTTTTACACGGTGGTACTGGGCATGGAAACGACGACTTTCGGCGAGGGCCGGAAGGCCCTTCGTTTCGGGGACCAGAAAATCAACCTGCACCAGCGCGGGCAGGAATTTGAGCCCAAAGCCGAACATCCCCTCCCCGGCTCGGCCGACCTCTGTTTCATTACCGACACGCCGCTGGAAGCCGTAGTGCGAACGCTGGAACATCACAACATTCCCATCATCGAAAAAGGCGTGATCCGCACCGGCGCTACCGGCCCCATCCGTTCCGTTTACTTCCGCGATCCTGACGGGAACCTGGTAGAAGTGAGCAATTATCTGAAATATGCGACGGCATTGTAACGCACACTCATTTCCTTTTTATTGAAAACCCGCGCCAAAATGCCTATCCTCACTACGTTCCCCGAAATTTTCTATTAGTCTACTAATTTTGTAGGTTATTTAAAAAAGAGTATTATCTTTGATGCGAACTACCGGTAAGCCATTATCAGATTCGAGGGATAGTTAGACCAGCGAGACCAACCAGACTATCAGTGGCATGAGGCGATCACCGGGCCTGATCTTTTCTAAAAACCAACACGCATGTCATCCTTCCTTATTATTCCTCCGCGATGTCGGGCCATGCTGCCCTGTATGCGGTAGCAGCATTCCGCTGCCTGCCGTTTGACCGTTTGCTGTACTGAAGCGCCGCCGCAGGTGGGGTTTCGGAAGCACGCGCGTATCCTTTTCCGCCGTATTCCTGCAATTGCGGGCCGGCTGTTTATTGTCGTATCTCAAATCAACCATAGCATGTTCAATTTTCTACCGACCATGCCGCGGCACCGCCATGTCTGGCCGGCGCTCATCTTCGCGGCATTGCTGCTGACCGTCTTTAACGGTTACGCACAAACGCAGCCTCTCATTAATTCCAGGCTTTCGGGCCGCATCGTGGACGGAAAGTCGCGCGAGCCCATTCCCGGCGCCACCGTTCAGATCAAGGGCACCACGCACGGCGTGGCCACAGACGGCGAAGGCAGGTTCGCTTTCGTGACGGGGCAGCCATTTCCCTACACCTTAATTATTACATCCGTTGGGTATAAACGGGTAGAAGTGATCGTAGAGCATACGCAGATCGAAATTCCGCTGGAGCCTTCGCAAAGCCAGTTGAACGATGTAGTCGTGATAGGGTACGGCACGCAGAAGAAAAGCGATTTGACGGGCGCCATCGCATCCGTGGCTGGCCCGCTGCTGCGGCAACCCGTCAGCTCGTTCGACCAGGCGCTGAAAGGCGCGGCGCCCGGCGTGCAGGTAACGCAGACATCGGGGCAGCCCGGCGGCGGCGTGAGCATCCGCATCCGCGGGGGCGCTTCCATACAGGGCGGAAATGAGCCGCTGTATGTGATCGACGGATTTCCCGTGTACAACAACGCCGTAACGGCAGGCACCATCAGCGGCACACCCGTCAATCCGTTAAACGGCATCAACCCCTCCGACATCGAAACCATCGACATCCTCAAAGACGCCTCCGCTACGGCGATTTACGGATCGCGCGGCGCTAACGGCGTGGTGATCATTACCACCAAAAAAGGCAAGGCGGACAGAAGCGTATTGTCTTACGAAGGATCGTACGGCGTACAGTCGCTCCGTAAGAAAGTAGACGTCCTTAACGGACGGGAGTTCGCCGCGCTGCGCAACGACGTTCTATATGATGTAAACCCGTCCAAAGGGAAATTCCAATATCTCAGCCAGGCCCAGATCGACAGCGTCGGCAAAGGGACCGACTGGCAGGATGCGGCTTTCCGATCGGCACCGCAGCAAAACCACCAACTGACGCTCAGCGGCGGCAGCGCGAAGACGCGGTATTATTTGTCCGGCAACTACTTCAAGCAGGACGGCATCATCCGTCATACCGATTTCACCCGCCTCGGCATCCGCGCCAACATCGACGCGCAACCGTACGACAGGCTGAAGACCGGTGCCAGCATCACCGCATCGCGCTCAGACGGCAATGTGGCACCCTCCGGCATCATCAATTCCCTGCTCATTATGCCGCCCACGGCCACCATTTACGACCCCAATGGCGGATATACTTTGCGAAATCCTTTCGAGAACATCTTCGCCAACCCCTACGCCACCATCGTAGAAACCCTGAACAAGGCCACCACCAATCGTTTCTTCGGGACGGCCTTCGCGGAATACAAGATCCTGGAAGGCTTGCAGGCGAAAGTGCTGTTTGGCGCAGACGTGAACAACACGCACGAAAAAAGCTACATCCCGTCCACCATTTACGAAGGCCAGCAAACGAAAGGCGCCGCGGGCCGCGGCGAATACACGAGCTATTCCTGGCTGAACGAAAACACCCTTTCCTACGCCCGCCAGGCCGGCCGTCACAGCTTCGACATCCTGGCCGGGTTCACGCAGCAGGAATTCAGCAGCGACGTGGTGCGCAGCGGCGCGGAACAGTTCGTGTCCGACGCACTTACCTACAACAACCTCCAGAGCGGCGCCGTGCTGGTGCGCCCCTGGTCGGACGCCACCAAATGGGTGCTCCATTCCTGGCTGGGCCGCGTGAATTACAACTACGCGAGCCGGTATTACTTCACGGCCAGCATCCGGGCGGATGGCTCGTCGAGGTTCGGGAAAGGCAACAAATGGGGACGTTTCCCTTCCGCCGCGGCATCGTGGCGGGTGAGCAACGAACCGTTCTTCAAGGATTTCAGCCGCGCCATCAGCGACCTGAAATTACGCGCCAGCTTCGGCACCACCGGCAACCTGGAAATCGGCGAGTACCAGTCGCTCGCAACGTTGTACAGTTTGACGTATTTGCTCGGAAACACCGTAGCTACGGGGTTTGCGCCCAACCGGCTGCCGAACGACAAGCTGGGATGGGAAACCACCGTCCAGTACAACGCCGGCATCGACATCGGCTTTTTCGACAACCGGCTGACGCTTTCCGTCGACGCTTACCGGAAAAAAACGCGCAACCTGCTGCTGAACGTGGAAATCCCCTGGACGAGCGGGCAAACCAGTTCGCTGCAGAACTTCGGTTCCGTATCCAACAAAGGCCTGGAACTGACTGCCAGCAGCAAGAATCTGTTAGGCGAATTCACCTGGACCACCGACGCCAACGCGTCGATCAACAGAAACGAAGTATTGTCGCTGGGGAACGGGGCGCGGTCTTACATCAGCGGTAACTACATCATCCAGGTGGGGCAACCGCTGGGGAGCTTTTACGGAACGGTTACCGACGGCATCCTGCAAACCGGCGAAGAACATACCAAAGGGAAATTTACCGGCAACGCCACGCCCAAACCCG
Proteins encoded in this region:
- a CDS encoding VOC family protein, producing MNILRLDHLVLTVADIDATCAFYTVVLGMETTTFGEGRKALRFGDQKINLHQRGQEFEPKAEHPLPGSADLCFITDTPLEAVVRTLEHHNIPIIEKGVIRTGATGPIRSVYFRDPDGNLVEVSNYLKYATAL
- a CDS encoding TonB-dependent receptor, whose amino-acid sequence is MFNFLPTMPRHRHVWPALIFAALLLTVFNGYAQTQPLINSRLSGRIVDGKSREPIPGATVQIKGTTHGVATDGEGRFAFVTGQPFPYTLIITSVGYKRVEVIVEHTQIEIPLEPSQSQLNDVVVIGYGTQKKSDLTGAIASVAGPLLRQPVSSFDQALKGAAPGVQVTQTSGQPGGGVSIRIRGGASIQGGNEPLYVIDGFPVYNNAVTAGTISGTPVNPLNGINPSDIETIDILKDASATAIYGSRGANGVVIITTKKGKADRSVLSYEGSYGVQSLRKKVDVLNGREFAALRNDVLYDVNPSKGKFQYLSQAQIDSVGKGTDWQDAAFRSAPQQNHQLTLSGGSAKTRYYLSGNYFKQDGIIRHTDFTRLGIRANIDAQPYDRLKTGASITASRSDGNVAPSGIINSLLIMPPTATIYDPNGGYTLRNPFENIFANPYATIVETLNKATTNRFFGTAFAEYKILEGLQAKVLFGADVNNTHEKSYIPSTIYEGQQTKGAAGRGEYTSYSWLNENTLSYARQAGRHSFDILAGFTQQEFSSDVVRSGAEQFVSDALTYNNLQSGAVLVRPWSDATKWVLHSWLGRVNYNYASRYYFTASIRADGSSRFGKGNKWGRFPSAAASWRVSNEPFFKDFSRAISDLKLRASFGTTGNLEIGEYQSLATLYSLTYLLGNTVATGFAPNRLPNDKLGWETTVQYNAGIDIGFFDNRLTLSVDAYRKKTRNLLLNVEIPWTSGQTSSLQNFGSVSNKGLELTASSKNLLGEFTWTTDANASINRNEVLSLGNGARSYISGNYIIQVGQPLGSFYGTVTDGILQTGEEHTKGKFTGNATPKPGDRLYKDINGDGTFTTAADRTIIGNAQPDVILGLNNNFNWKGFALSVFLQGTFGNQVLNANRQALELFTGQQNAAGSARDRWTPEHPSQTIPRAKLDPAPVFSDRFIEDGSFLRLKNVSLSYTLPKQFTGKISTVQVYVSAQNLATWTKYTGFDPEVTSGSNVSPGTDQGIYPLSRTILGGLKVSL
- a CDS encoding GrpB family protein, translating into MKVVIAPYDPLWPDAYAAQQRLISEALGHLFPVIEHIGSTSVPGLAAKPVIDILVGVASDELLDATIEPMNRRGYTYFRKYEPSMPYRRFFALLSMPPGEPAPWLVDIGDPFVTGGPIPSLVNIHIMVKNTWHWKRHLAMRDFLRSHPDVADAYAALKIGLSAREFGDTNEYNAAKDAFVKSVEQRALAWWKG
- a CDS encoding NAD-dependent epimerase/dehydratase family protein, translated to MALHTLLGANGTIASALLPVLQAEGQQVRLVSRNPKPVPGTESIAADVLDYEQVLHAVKGSDIVYMLVGIQYNASVWERDWPVIMRNVINACKAANARLIFFDNAYMYGKVDGDITETTPYRPVSRKGKVRAGVAQMLEAEMRSGALKGIIARAVDFYGPGVTDKSAAGVLVFANMKKGKKAQWFLNADVPRSYNYTPDAARALYMLSQSEDAFGQIWHLPCVSPALTGRQFIQLAAKEMGATNSVTVLPKWLLKVIGWFNPFMREMQEMQYQDAFPFRFSSSKFEKHFHFTPTSYEAGVKATAQWYLAQP
- a CDS encoding DUF6929 family protein, giving the protein MLLQPTISLLREQTLPDFPSGSALAFKDGRLYLVGDDARELRILDTQYKTAGSIQLFSHPQYRIPKPEKADLESAVVLKHKQAQYLAAFGSASLETRRQILLLPLPFRTSDHPVIYTHYAADFLDAIGRQLHDINIEGATIAANKLVLANRGHEDNPHNTLIIARPDCWNPMHNDHPFLQQIKLPESSRGFRGVSDLCYIPGRDLLLLTLTTEATASTYDDGIIGDSYLAVIRDYSKKMRNGTVMPDEMVNLTSVSAVFAGQKIEGICLEKNRAEGLLLHLVADNDAGDSRLFTINAML
- a CDS encoding secondary thiamine-phosphate synthase enzyme YjbQ, which codes for MRMYQEMLRLPGKRRGFHLVTEEVLRAIPAIREMRTGMLQVFIQHTSASLTVNENADPTVRRDFETFFNKAVPENDPDYEHDYEGADDMPAHLKSSLLGCSVLLPVRNGRPALGTWQGIYLCEHRDEGGPRNLVITLWGE
- a CDS encoding helix-turn-helix domain-containing protein, with product MDIYGKKYDRDERLKDVLQPLYAIQAPESAATEVFHLSPNLEMLLIFSFGEPLRYTFDRSEALQQTMDNIMVLGPLRRMLTYERPGGTDILVLPFVLDGFYRLLGISPDDIDLSVADDPRFAQTAVRLEAMHASLAKFSDPMERAAAAEKMILQAVAPSEPASVPLLENLDAIRDPALNPVKVIAEQWDITERTVQQRFRKYGGYSPKELIRFLRFKAVVNWLLEHPSQKPDWFFLIEHFGYHDQSHLIKDFRHYTGAPPKEFLKMNGDGSFCTSWIPED